In one window of Acidimicrobiales bacterium DNA:
- a CDS encoding SulP family inorganic anion transporter: MNRWFAQFGPALRQSAGQVFSSARGYQRRWAGLDLLAGLTLLVIAVPEQLATSRLAGMPPITGYYAFIAGALLFAALGSNPQMSVGADSTIAPLFAVGIGHLAATGSPRYIALVGLLAVSVGAIVALVGLLRLGWIAEFLSEPIITGFLAGVAVIIVIHQLPDFLGIPAAKGGNLHRIYEIVHHLGATNGWTLGIGAAVLAIVIVVDRIDRRLPGALVGLVASAFVVALANLHRHGVAILGTISHGAPHFGLAQLSWSALGSVLPIAGVVAIVVISQTAATTRAFAAQGGYEVDVGRDFIGVGAGSVLSGLAGSFPVDASPPRTAAAASAGGRTQLSGLSAAIALALLIPVAGLLKDLPLATLAAVLLFIAGRLVHIRDLRSIASFNLIEFGLAVVTLLTVALVGIEQGIGLAVGLAILDRTRLSARPQLHVLGRIPRTTSWAPLSSSEEPQQVPGVLVVLFATPLWYANEGHFRYQLNAAFRRAVGTVQLVVLDAIGMSDIDFTGARSLDQVLDEIAQRKAAFAVARAGEHMRNSLVRFGLADRFGRDHFFASVNEAVAALGPEQHDPL, encoded by the coding sequence ATGAACCGCTGGTTCGCACAGTTCGGCCCGGCACTGCGCCAGTCAGCGGGCCAGGTGTTCTCGTCGGCGCGTGGTTACCAGCGCCGGTGGGCCGGGCTGGATTTGCTGGCGGGACTGACGCTCCTGGTCATAGCCGTCCCCGAGCAGCTCGCCACGTCGAGGCTCGCGGGGATGCCGCCGATCACCGGTTACTACGCTTTCATCGCCGGCGCGCTCCTTTTCGCTGCGCTCGGATCCAACCCGCAGATGTCGGTGGGCGCCGACTCCACGATCGCGCCGCTGTTCGCGGTCGGGATCGGTCACCTCGCCGCGACGGGTTCACCCCGCTACATAGCACTTGTCGGCTTGCTCGCTGTCAGCGTCGGTGCAATCGTCGCCCTCGTCGGGCTCTTGCGCCTCGGCTGGATCGCCGAGTTCCTCTCCGAACCGATCATCACGGGGTTCCTCGCGGGGGTCGCGGTCATCATCGTCATCCACCAGCTGCCGGACTTCCTCGGCATCCCGGCGGCGAAGGGCGGCAACCTGCACCGCATCTACGAGATCGTCCACCACCTCGGTGCAACGAACGGATGGACGCTCGGCATCGGCGCTGCCGTGCTGGCCATCGTGATCGTGGTCGACCGGATCGACCGGCGGTTGCCGGGTGCCCTCGTTGGGCTGGTCGCCTCCGCCTTCGTCGTGGCGCTCGCCAACCTGCACCGGCACGGGGTCGCCATACTCGGAACCATCTCGCACGGGGCACCGCATTTCGGCCTGGCCCAGCTCTCATGGTCGGCTCTGGGCAGCGTGCTTCCGATCGCCGGCGTCGTTGCCATCGTGGTCATCAGCCAGACTGCGGCCACCACCCGCGCGTTCGCTGCCCAGGGCGGCTACGAGGTGGACGTAGGACGCGACTTCATCGGAGTCGGTGCTGGAAGCGTCCTCTCCGGACTCGCCGGCTCCTTCCCGGTCGACGCGAGCCCGCCACGCACGGCCGCCGCCGCCTCTGCAGGGGGCCGCACCCAGCTCTCGGGGCTGTCCGCTGCCATCGCGCTCGCGCTGCTGATCCCCGTCGCCGGTCTGCTGAAAGACCTACCGCTTGCGACGCTCGCGGCAGTTCTGCTGTTCATCGCTGGCCGCCTCGTGCACATCCGCGACCTGAGGTCAATCGCCTCGTTCAACCTCATCGAGTTCGGTCTCGCCGTGGTGACGCTCCTCACCGTCGCACTCGTCGGCATCGAGCAGGGCATCGGACTTGCGGTCGGGCTGGCCATCCTCGACCGCACCCGGCTGTCCGCCCGGCCGCAGTTGCACGTACTCGGACGGATCCCACGGACGACCAGCTGGGCACCGCTATCCAGTTCAGAAGAGCCGCAGCAAGTTCCTGGCGTTCTCGTCGTCCTGTTCGCAACCCCGCTCTGGTACGCCAACGAGGGGCACTTCCGGTATCAGCTGAACGCCGCCTTTCGCCGTGCGGTGGGCACCGTGCAACTGGTCGTGCTCGACGCTATCGGGATGAGTGACATCGACTTCACCGGCGCTCGCTCTCTTGACCAGGTCCTCGATGAGATCGCACAACGCAAAGCGGCGTTCGCGGTGGCGCGCGCGGGTGAGCACATGCGCAACAGTCTCGTCCGCTTCGGCCTTGCCGATCGGTTCGGCCGCGACCACTTCTTCGCCTCGGTCAACGAGGCGGTGGCCGCGTTGGGCCCAGAGCAGCACGACCCTCTTTGA
- a CDS encoding ABC transporter ATP-binding protein produces the protein MRAFLRPKAAGTGPEETDVTPGGGAIIRLEGVTKRFVTPAGTVVALDAATLSIAAAQLVVVLGPSGSGKTTLLNMIGALDTPTEGAIEVAGQRITDLSRQQLFAYRRKTVTFVFQAFNLFPELTALENVRFGAEASGRRPAGELAAQILRDVKLGDRLHHFPHELSGGEQQRVAIARSLATGNPVLLADEPTGELDFRTGIEILQLLRDRATTGQSVVIVTHNREIARMADVVVELSNGRVISVTAPVGGPAKPGELHW, from the coding sequence GTGCGCGCGTTCCTTCGACCGAAGGCGGCGGGGACTGGGCCAGAGGAGACAGATGTCACCCCAGGCGGCGGCGCGATCATCCGGTTGGAGGGAGTCACCAAGAGGTTCGTGACCCCGGCGGGGACCGTCGTGGCGCTCGACGCAGCGACCCTCTCGATCGCAGCGGCCCAGCTCGTCGTGGTGCTCGGGCCGTCGGGGAGCGGCAAGACGACCTTGCTCAACATGATCGGCGCCCTCGACACGCCGACAGAGGGCGCGATCGAGGTCGCGGGGCAGCGCATAACGGATCTCAGCCGGCAGCAGCTCTTCGCCTACCGGCGCAAGACCGTTACGTTCGTCTTCCAAGCCTTCAACCTGTTTCCCGAGTTGACGGCACTGGAGAACGTGCGCTTCGGCGCGGAGGCCTCGGGCAGGCGGCCGGCCGGCGAGCTCGCGGCCCAAATCCTGCGCGACGTGAAGCTCGGTGACCGCCTCCATCACTTTCCGCACGAGTTGTCGGGCGGCGAGCAACAGCGTGTCGCCATAGCCCGCTCCCTGGCGACGGGCAACCCGGTGCTCCTGGCCGACGAGCCGACCGGCGAGCTCGACTTCCGCACCGGCATCGAGATCCTCCAACTGCTGCGTGACCGGGCGACGACCGGCCAGTCCGTCGTTATCGTCACCCACAACCGGGAGATAGCTCGGATGGCCGACGTGGTAGTCGAGCTGAGCAACGGGCGGGTCATATCGGTAACAGCTCCGGTGGGTGGACCCGCGAAGCCCGGTGAGCTGCATTGGTAG
- a CDS encoding FtsX-like permease family protein, translating to MSTGLWVRWSWRDLRKRVTQVAAIAVIVALGAGIYAGLASTSAWRRQSLDLTFARLAAHDLEVTTAAGLGLPSAKLLGAVQSAGGNQLTAAEGRFVVDLPVRAGGQGQIPAAGVIVGVDLARGVEVDRWKVTAGRSLGSQDASGSSVLLDEHFAAQHHLPPSGSLTIGGLTVAYVGTVLEPEYLNLTSILGATIQGAATRAVIFAPITLVQRLGGAPGEINDVVALTRHGSDPRQVARSLTSALNATLQDVATTVTVRRDAPATRALYDEITSEQRIFDVFALLVLGGAGFAAFNLTRRVVESQRRDIGIAMSLGVPTRQITIRPLALAAEVAIAGTVLGVVAGWLIGAWVLAIIKTRFPLPFWQTPWQGHLFVVAAALGLAIPLAGSFYPVWRAVRVTPTYALLPPHLRGGRHRLAALLRRLRLPGTTLAQAPLRRITVAPTRSVMTVLAVGVILAPLLAALGATDSTRATLDAGTRTLSGVRGDRLLVDLAGYQPAHSVTVTSITGSPLVRQSALGFNTGGYLLRGNTTVEVSISMVDLSDPLAVPSDVAARRLAPGGIVISAKAASDLGVGTGRTVELRHPLRQGTGYRFVDTAVPVRAVISSPYRFIAYMDLKDEKMMGLQDIVNVATLVPRPGVSMDELQRFTSSLPGVASALAASSLLGTMRDTLSIVTELFVILQIVIGVLAFLVAYNSSKVGSDERAREHATMMAFGIGVPRVVFVGVIESLLLGLAGTAVGLGLGLAVLQWILDLVFPAAVPQLAVLRSVTTSSFVVTALIGVAATSTAPTLVARRLRRMNLPGTLRYVE from the coding sequence GTGAGCACCGGGCTGTGGGTCCGCTGGTCGTGGCGAGACCTGCGCAAGCGGGTCACGCAGGTAGCTGCCATCGCCGTCATCGTCGCCCTGGGAGCGGGCATCTACGCTGGCCTGGCCAGCACCTCGGCATGGAGACGCCAGTCGCTCGACCTCACGTTCGCCCGGCTTGCAGCCCACGACCTGGAGGTCACCACCGCGGCTGGTCTGGGGCTGCCGTCCGCCAAGCTCCTCGGGGCGGTTCAGTCGGCCGGAGGCAATCAGCTCACGGCCGCTGAAGGACGGTTCGTCGTCGATCTGCCCGTCCGAGCGGGCGGGCAGGGTCAGATCCCCGCCGCGGGCGTCATCGTAGGGGTGGACCTGGCGCGTGGTGTCGAGGTCGACCGGTGGAAGGTGACAGCCGGGCGCTCGCTCGGGTCACAGGACGCGAGCGGGTCGTCCGTGCTGCTCGACGAGCACTTCGCAGCCCAGCATCACCTCCCCCCCTCGGGAAGCCTCACCATCGGGGGCTTGACGGTCGCCTACGTGGGGACCGTCCTCGAGCCCGAGTACTTGAACCTCACCTCGATCCTCGGCGCGACTATCCAGGGCGCGGCGACGAGGGCGGTCATCTTCGCTCCGATCACCCTCGTGCAGCGCTTGGGCGGCGCGCCGGGAGAGATCAACGACGTGGTGGCGCTGACCCGGCACGGCAGCGATCCCCGCCAGGTGGCCAGATCCCTCACCAGCGCCCTCAACGCAACGTTGCAGGACGTCGCCACCACCGTGACGGTCCGTCGGGACGCTCCGGCGACCCGGGCCTTGTACGACGAGATCACCAGCGAGCAGAGGATCTTCGACGTGTTCGCCCTCCTGGTGCTGGGCGGGGCGGGCTTCGCCGCCTTCAACCTGACTCGCCGGGTGGTGGAGTCTCAGAGGCGGGACATCGGTATCGCGATGTCCCTGGGGGTCCCGACGCGCCAGATCACGATCCGCCCCCTGGCACTGGCTGCGGAGGTGGCGATCGCGGGCACGGTCCTCGGTGTCGTCGCCGGTTGGTTGATAGGCGCGTGGGTGCTGGCGATCATCAAGACGCGCTTCCCCCTGCCGTTCTGGCAGACGCCTTGGCAAGGCCACCTGTTCGTCGTGGCCGCGGCACTCGGGCTCGCCATCCCACTGGCGGGCAGCTTCTACCCGGTCTGGCGGGCGGTCCGGGTCACACCAACCTATGCACTGCTGCCTCCGCATCTTCGGGGCGGACGGCACCGACTTGCTGCGCTGCTTCGCCGGCTGCGGCTACCGGGCACGACTCTGGCCCAGGCGCCGTTGCGTCGTATCACCGTCGCTCCCACTCGATCGGTCATGACGGTGCTCGCCGTAGGCGTGATCCTCGCGCCGCTCCTGGCCGCCCTCGGTGCAACCGACTCGACCCGCGCCACCCTCGATGCCGGAACCAGGACGCTTTCGGGGGTGCGCGGCGACCGACTGCTCGTCGACCTGGCTGGCTACCAGCCGGCGCACTCGGTCACGGTTACGTCCATCACCGGCTCTCCCCTAGTCCGACAGAGCGCACTCGGGTTCAACACCGGGGGATACCTCTTGCGAGGCAACACCACCGTCGAGGTGTCGATCAGCATGGTGGACCTGTCGGACCCTCTGGCCGTCCCGAGTGATGTAGCCGCCCGACGACTCGCGCCGGGTGGGATCGTCATCTCGGCCAAGGCGGCCTCGGATCTTGGTGTCGGCACCGGCCGCACCGTCGAGCTGCGCCATCCGCTGCGTCAGGGCACCGGCTACCGCTTCGTCGACACCGCGGTGCCGGTGCGCGCCGTCATCTCCAGTCCGTATCGCTTCATCGCATACATGGACTTGAAGGACGAGAAGATGATGGGGCTGCAGGACATAGTCAACGTCGCCACCCTCGTGCCGCGGCCCGGTGTCTCAATGGACGAGTTGCAGCGGTTCACCTCGTCGCTTCCCGGGGTCGCGTCCGCCCTCGCCGCGAGTTCCCTGTTGGGGACCATGCGCGACACCCTTTCTATCGTCACCGAACTGTTCGTGATCCTGCAGATCGTCATCGGCGTATTGGCCTTCCTGGTCGCGTACAACAGCAGCAAGGTCGGAAGCGACGAACGGGCCCGTGAGCACGCCACCATGATGGCCTTCGGTATCGGCGTACCCCGTGTGGTGTTCGTCGGGGTCATCGAGAGCTTGCTCCTCGGACTGGCCGGCACAGCGGTCGGGCTGGGCCTGGGTCTCGCCGTCCTGCAATGGATCCTCGACCTCGTCTTCCCCGCGGCCGTGCCCCAACTCGCTGTCCTGCGGTCGGTCACCACCTCCTCCTTCGTCGTGACCGCCCTGATAGGAGTGGCTGCGACGTCGACCGCGCCTACCCTGGTGGCCCGCAGGCTCCGCCGGATGAACCTGCCCGGCACACTGCGCTACGTCGAGTGA
- a CDS encoding group I intron-associated PD-(D/E)XK endonuclease — protein sequence MHEMPSEVGARAELEVTHALLRAGWQVYLPVFCAHSRVDLVALRPDETMRVQCKTARLLGSTLFFRTCSNTKNIPRSYHGEVDAFGVYSPDLESAYLVPLEGLAHSGCSLRLGPPANNQAKGIRFAAEYLLPNAVKVAAGGGPRNPREPTSAHK from the coding sequence ATGCACGAAATGCCGTCTGAGGTGGGGGCGAGAGCAGAACTCGAAGTGACGCACGCGCTCCTTCGGGCGGGCTGGCAGGTATACCTCCCGGTCTTCTGCGCCCATTCGCGCGTTGACCTGGTAGCCCTGCGTCCTGACGAAACCATGAGGGTGCAATGTAAGACCGCACGTCTCCTCGGCAGCACCCTCTTCTTCCGCACCTGCAGTAACACCAAGAACATTCCCCGCAGCTATCACGGTGAGGTGGATGCATTCGGCGTTTACTCCCCCGATCTCGAATCTGCGTACCTGGTCCCACTGGAGGGTCTCGCCCACAGCGGCTGCTCCCTCCGGCTAGGCCCGCCAGCAAACAACCAGGCCAAGGGGATCCGGTTCGCGGCCGAGTACCTGCTCCCGAACGCCGTGAAAGTTGCCGCCGGCGGCGGGCCACGTAACCCACGGGAGCCGACAAGCGCTCACAAGTAG
- the leuS gene encoding leucine--tRNA ligase — MAEQYDPQAIEAKWQRRWEEQGAYQVDNDDPRPSQYVLCMYPYPSGPAHQGHVRNYTFGDLLVRQRTMQGKAVLSPLGFDSFGLPAENAALKTGVHPRTFTDARIEELKSSLKRLGASYDWRREIRSHDPLYMRWNQVIFQRFLDSGLAYRKNAPVNWCPGCQTVLANEQVLPDGTCERSGDPVEKRDLEQWFFRITRYADDLLDALDGLDWPERVKTMQRNWIGRSEGAEFDLPVDGRDDLDPIRVFTTRPDTSFGMTFVVLAPEHPLVARIVAPEGRAEVDAFVERVRNESDIERQSSEGSLEKRGVFTGAHAINPFNQRRVPIYLADYVLMTYGTGAIMAVPAEDQRDWDFATAYGIDIIRTVQPPAGWDGEAYTGEGPRINSEWLNGIVDTSEAKSKAIEWLESQGAGERMVNYRLRDWLLSRQRYWGCPIPVIHCPNDGIVKVPEDELPVLLPDDVEFRPTGESPLRYHEGFLRTTCPKCGGPAERETDTMDTFVDSSWYFLRFCNPWDETQPIDSAAAERWMPVDQYIGGIEHAILHLLYARFYTRALADVGLAPKGLREPFDRLFTQGMITMDGSKMSKSKGNLVAPERYFESVGADSLRLFHLFVGPPGDDFDWGEQTDQMIEGCHRFLGRLWRIALGSLDSANIVDREPAEADVSLEKETHRLIDRVSSDYERWSYNTAVAAAMEFLNAVYRAVQSSEGVARSTLDFAVDSLLLLLAPMAPHITAELWERRRGPGGSVHGQPWPVADLALVAVDTVTMIVQINGKLADRIDVDASISEQDAVATALASSRVVDRLAGKNPRKVIARPPRLVNLVV, encoded by the coding sequence ATGGCAGAGCAGTACGACCCCCAGGCCATCGAGGCCAAATGGCAGCGCCGCTGGGAGGAGCAGGGCGCGTACCAGGTCGACAACGACGACCCCCGCCCGTCCCAGTACGTCCTCTGCATGTACCCCTACCCGAGCGGGCCCGCCCACCAGGGGCACGTGCGCAACTACACATTCGGCGATCTCCTGGTCCGGCAGCGCACCATGCAGGGCAAGGCGGTCCTGAGCCCCCTCGGATTCGACAGCTTCGGCCTGCCCGCCGAGAACGCGGCGCTCAAGACCGGCGTCCACCCGCGCACGTTCACCGACGCCCGCATCGAGGAGCTCAAGTCGAGCCTCAAGCGTCTCGGCGCCTCCTACGACTGGCGGCGCGAGATCCGCTCGCACGACCCGCTGTACATGCGGTGGAACCAGGTCATATTCCAGAGGTTCCTCGACTCCGGCCTCGCATACCGCAAGAACGCCCCGGTCAACTGGTGCCCCGGCTGCCAGACCGTCCTGGCCAACGAGCAGGTCCTCCCCGACGGCACCTGCGAACGCAGTGGCGACCCGGTGGAGAAGCGGGATCTGGAGCAATGGTTCTTCCGCATCACCCGTTACGCCGACGACCTGCTCGACGCTCTCGATGGTCTCGACTGGCCCGAGCGGGTCAAGACCATGCAGCGCAACTGGATCGGGCGCTCCGAAGGAGCCGAGTTCGACCTGCCGGTGGACGGCCGCGACGACCTGGACCCGATAAGGGTCTTCACGACGCGACCGGACACCTCGTTTGGCATGACCTTCGTGGTCCTGGCGCCGGAGCACCCACTGGTCGCCCGGATCGTCGCTCCCGAGGGGAGAGCCGAGGTCGACGCGTTCGTCGAGCGCGTCCGCAACGAGTCAGACATCGAGCGCCAGTCGAGCGAGGGATCACTCGAGAAGCGCGGCGTCTTCACCGGCGCGCACGCCATCAACCCGTTCAACCAGCGCCGTGTGCCCATCTACCTCGCGGACTACGTCCTGATGACCTACGGCACCGGCGCCATCATGGCGGTGCCGGCGGAGGACCAGCGCGACTGGGATTTCGCAACGGCGTACGGGATCGACATCATCCGCACCGTGCAACCGCCGGCGGGCTGGGACGGCGAGGCCTACACGGGCGAGGGACCGCGCATCAACAGCGAATGGCTCAACGGGATCGTCGATACGTCCGAGGCGAAGTCCAAAGCAATCGAATGGCTGGAGTCGCAGGGCGCCGGCGAGAGGATGGTCAACTACCGCCTGCGCGATTGGCTGCTGTCGCGCCAGCGCTACTGGGGCTGCCCGATACCGGTGATCCACTGCCCCAACGACGGGATCGTCAAGGTGCCCGAAGACGAACTGCCGGTGCTGCTCCCCGACGACGTCGAGTTCCGGCCCACCGGCGAGTCACCGCTTCGCTACCACGAAGGCTTCCTGCGCACGACCTGCCCGAAGTGCGGGGGTCCGGCAGAGCGCGAGACCGACACCATGGACACGTTCGTCGACTCGTCGTGGTACTTCCTGCGCTTCTGCAACCCATGGGACGAGACGCAGCCCATCGACTCCGCGGCGGCGGAGCGCTGGATGCCGGTCGACCAGTACATCGGCGGCATCGAGCACGCGATCCTCCACCTGCTCTACGCCCGCTTCTACACACGGGCGCTCGCGGACGTCGGTCTCGCGCCGAAAGGCCTTCGCGAGCCGTTCGACCGCCTGTTCACGCAGGGCATGATCACGATGGACGGCTCGAAGATGTCGAAGTCCAAGGGCAACCTCGTCGCGCCCGAGCGCTACTTCGAGAGCGTGGGTGCCGACTCGCTGCGTCTCTTCCACCTGTTCGTCGGCCCGCCCGGGGACGACTTCGACTGGGGTGAGCAGACCGACCAGATGATCGAGGGTTGCCACCGGTTCCTGGGCCGGTTGTGGCGCATCGCACTCGGCTCGCTCGACTCCGCGAACATCGTCGACCGCGAGCCGGCGGAAGCCGACGTCAGTCTGGAAAAAGAGACGCACCGGTTGATCGACAGGGTCAGCTCCGACTACGAGCGCTGGTCCTACAACACAGCGGTCGCCGCGGCGATGGAGTTCCTCAACGCCGTCTACAGGGCGGTGCAGAGCAGCGAAGGTGTAGCCCGATCGACGCTGGACTTCGCTGTCGATTCGTTGCTCCTGCTGCTGGCGCCGATGGCCCCCCACATAACCGCCGAGCTGTGGGAACGCCGGCGGGGCCCAGGCGGATCGGTCCACGGCCAACCGTGGCCCGTTGCCGACCTCGCGCTCGTGGCGGTCGACACCGTGACGATGATCGTGCAGATCAACGGCAAGCTCGCCGACCGCATCGATGTCGACGCCTCCATCAGCGAACAGGACGCGGTCGCGACGGCGCTCGCCTCCTCCCGTGTCGTCGACCGCCTGGCCGGCAAGAACCCGCGCAAGGTGATCGCACGGCCCCCACGGCTGGTGAACCTGGTCGTCTAA